The window TGATTGAAATCATCAACTCAGTCCTCCTAGTTATTCATAGATTGTGAGGGAAAGGGGTTTTTTCTAAGTTCTCAAACATGGATGTGAGGGCCATCTGGCTGCGACACCTGTCACCCCATTGATCGGCAGAGTTGATCCTGCTGACCTGGCTGGCTAGGCAGGTGTCCCCTTCTTCCTTCACTGCTCCATGTGCGTCCCTCCTGAACCAGCAGCTGGGTCAAAGACAACCATCCCGTAGAGGAGGGCCGTCCCTCAGTCAAGGGCATACAAGTAGCTGCCCTCCCCTGCTagaacctccagacaagctctcaagTTCTCAGACACCTCTGCAATTGGAAAGActaattctaaaagaaaagaaatgtttccatctctacagaaaagccaaagctgtttaaaaaatttttttcaagtgaatataggcatttaatgaaaattttctaaCTTACTGGtataactctgtctcaaacaaaaaaaaacttaaacttCATTGGTCCTTTCTCTTAGATGGCCCCTGCTCAGCTCGGAAGTTTATTATATAGCTGAATTATGGAGGACTGAGTACTAAAGACGTGAGTCACAGTCAACTCTTGTTCATTAAAGGTTTATCCTGGTTTAGTTAGCATTAGAACCACCAGTAAGAACATGagcttgaggctgggcatggtggctcatgcctgtaatcccagcacttttcgaggctgaggcaggtgtatcacctgagatcaggagttcgagaccagcctggccaacatggtgaaacccagtctctactaaaaatacaaaaattagccgggtgtggtggtacatgcctgtaatcccagctactcaggaggctgaagcaggagaatcgcttgaacctgagaggcggaggttgcagcgagcataggtcgcgccactgcattccagcctgggtgacagagtgagactccgtctcaaaaaaaaaaaaaaaaaaaaaaaaaaaaaaaaaaaaaacgagctTGAGTGGACCAAGACCCATTGTGAACTAGTTATAAAccaccttttttttcccccccaagacggagtcttgctctgtcgcccaggctggaggggagtggcgcgatctcagctcactgcaacctccacctcctgggttcaagcagttctcctgcctcagcctcccgagtagctgggattacaggcacgcgccaccatgccaggataatttttgtattcttagtagagacagggtttcaccatgttggccaagctggtcttgaactcgtgacctggtgatccacccgcctcggcctcccaaagtgctgagcttacaGATGTGAGAAAACGTGTCTGTTTTGACTTTTCCATACTATATAATTAAGCACAAAGAATTCCTATTCTGTGGTGGTATCATTATGGATCTTTAACATGAAATATGAGCATCTTTATGTAAAGTTTTATGCAAAGATTACTTAACAAGTGTGCTGAAATCACTTTTAAAGTATATATCACTCATACTTCACTGGGCTATGCTTTATATTAATGGACTTGTTGCAATAAAGaaatggctttttctttctttttttcttttttaggaagtTCCAGGTTAAAGGCAGCCTCAGCTCACAGGGCAGTTGGTGGTGTAGAGAACAGCGCTGGGAAGGGGGCGGGAGAGAGTTACAGAAGTGAGGAGATGAAGTCTTGCACGTCCAAGACAATGAGACAGCTCATGAGAGATGCTGTTTGAAGTGGAAGAGAGGAAGTTCACTGTGGTGTGGTTGTGTATTGGCATCTAATCTCACTTTCTGGAGCACTCTGTTAGGTCTTTTAGAAGAAGGCTAGCAGGCCCACGGGGAAGGAGAATTAGGAAAGGTTTTccacagagagacagaggatCTATGATTTGGTGAGGATCAGATTAGATAAGAAGCTGACATCTAGGCATGAGGACTGATTTTGAGAGCACTCAGCTCAGCAGAAACAGCAGagaaaatctcagctctgcctagCAGCCTTCTTAGCAGAGAAATGGAATTTCTGCATATTTCAATGCACTGACCCCAGATGACCAGTCTCTGAATAGTCAAATCTACATGATAGTGTTTACTTGGGGTTCAGCACCCACATTCCCTTGGCATCAATTTCTGAGGTTCAGTGTTTTGACATTTCACAGGGCTCTTAAAATCCCTCCTCTAAGGAACCTCGTAGAAGCTTCATTTAACCTCTGTTCACCACACTCAAAGCCCTATACCTAGCTCAGCTTCTTGTCCTGGTTTTAGATGTCACCTTGAATACTTTTCTCCCTCAAACTGAGTATTAACCTTATTTGTTCAAATCAGTATCGACCAAGGTCTTAACTCCTCAAAGATAGAATTCCCGTCTGTTTAACCGGGTTAACTGTTCATAGCACAGTTGGGAAATGAAGAAACACTGCTAGCTGATTAGCTGCATGCGTTGTTGTGGAACTGACCATACTCATACTTGGCGATGTGTCCATTGAAACTGTGCCACTTTAAAATGGGTCACTGAGGGGAGGGGACTGCTTGATTTGCATTGTCGCTTGGCCCCACGGAAAAAGCCAAGCGCAGTTTGAGTCCTTGCTGTCCCTCCCTGGGCGTGGACTCTGGTTCTGATCTCCCCTGCTTTGTTTTCCTACTCTCTCTCGTGCAGAGACAGGGCAGGGCATTGTTCATGCACTGACCGACCTCAGCAGCCCCGGCATGACCTCAGGGAACGGAAACTCTGCCTCCAGCATCGCCGGCACTGCCCCCCAGAATGGTGAGAATAAACCACCACAGGCCATTGTGAAACCCCAAATCCTGACGCATGTTATCGAAGGGTTTGTGATCCAGGAGGGGGCGGAGCCTTTCCCGGTACGGACTacttcttttcccctttttttttttttttaagtatattttggaTGTGTCTTAgcatatttttacatttccatgtaaaatttctgaaaatgtgaACAATTTGCTCTTTCCTTGCTAACTTCCTCCCCCAAAGAATATAGAGCCATTTCTTTCTAGGATTATCTTTCCAAGGTCCAGAAGAGGGGGGTCAGTGAACAGGAATAATTGGCAAGACCCTTGGTTAGAAGTTTCCCACACAAACTCAGGTGTGTCCCTGCCTGATGATGTGTGAACCCTTGGTTAAAAGGGAGTTCACTGTGAGATATTTGGTGAGAGATGATGGGTTTTGGGAAATTAGATTTCATTGAGTTTTGAATGCCAAAACCTCTGAATGGCAAAACTTCGGCCAGTTAGGAACAAAAGGAATTGTACAGAACAGAATTCTCAAGATACGTGTATCAGAAATGAATGTGAGGGAACAGGGTCACAACCTGAAGCTTGTTTTCTGGGGACAGAGCCTTGAAAGGGGAGTTAATGAGATTGAGGGGCACTCAGAAAGGTCACAATGGAAGCCTAAGACTAACAGGAAATATCCAAGAGCCACGAAGATGGGTTATTGACCAAAGCACCCAGAGCTGCTTCTGTGCAGTGTGCACTGGAGACAGTGGTGCTGCCCTGTGGGTGTGGAGGAGCCCAGAGCCAGGGGCACACCAGCCTCTGTTCTGATGAAGAGCATCTGGCTGCTGGAGAGACACCTTTCTGGGATACCATCTGCCTTTTCCTCATTCTTTGGTTCCATGAGTGGTTTGATTAGTCTGCAGAAGACGCAGAGCTTGATTAACTGCGATGGGTGAATTGCTCCAGTAAAATGCCAAAAGACACATAGCTTCTTGTCTTCTTTCCCACTGGAGGTTGTCCAAGGCCAGTGGCAAAGAAATCTGCCTGGAACACCTTAGCTAGAAGTGGCTCTAGCTCTGTTACATCCCTTCCCTGTTAGACTGGGCCCCCTAGAGTGACACTAGGAACCACCTGATCTCATGGGGTGGAGGCAGATTGCATAGCACCCCCAGCATCGCCCTAGCGTCGGTGCCACGTGACTGGCTACCAGGCTGCCTAAAACAAAGGCCACAAAAGGAGATCCAAACGCGTAAATAAGCTGCTCTGGGGTTCTGACAACTGAGAGGTCATTGGCTCTGTGGCCTAGGGTCCGTTATTTCCTGCTGTCCTCTGTGGCGGCCTATACCTCTGGCTTGGGCGAAcagtaaaaaatcagaaaacgGGTGCTGAGTCTGTCTCTCGCGTATGTACAGCCTCACAGACTCTGCTCTGTCCTTGCCTGGAGATGCGTGGGTACTGGGTCTTGGTGCTTGATCTGGCACTGTGGGAAACCTGATCTCAGCCCTTAGACTCTTACTGGAATAGACATTTTCCTAATCTCCTGAGCCATCTATTGGTCCTGGACAGAAGCCATCCCTGTACTTTGCCCATTAGCATCTTACCTCGTGAGCCAACCAGCAAAATAATAGGGCCTTGAGCCCAGCACACTTGGATGATGACATGGGGGAAGGTCTGAGTAGGGCTGGCCTTTGTGCCTGGATACTTTATACGTGTAATTGTGATGAGGATGGATAGCAAGGAAGCCACTCCCACCTGACCCTCACGGCCTCTGTGTCACCTGTCCTCTAGGTGGGACGCTCGTCCCTGCTGGTGGGGAATCTCAAGAAGAAGTATGCACAGGGGTTCCTGCCTGAGAAACTTCCACAGCAGGATCACACCACCACCACTGACTCGGAGATGGAGGAGCCCTATCTGCAAGGTGGGCATCTCAGACCCTGAATCTCTCGGCCTCCCAGCATGGCTGGTAAAGCAGGCCTCAcacacttcctctctctctttctccagagGAACCCTGAGCCAGTGAGTCTGTAAACATTTCCCCCagcacctcctcggcctccttCCCTCAAAAAGAGGGATAGGGGAAATCAGGAGAACCATGTGTCCTCTGCTCCCCCAATCCCCCTCCAGCCAACCACAGGATCCCAAGAATGGCTTTTCCTGTGGGAATCATTGGCAAGTTTTTGGCATGACTGTAGGAGTGGCCCCAGGCAAGTCCTGCCCTTCGTCCGTGCCTTGAGAGAGACTGGGGCCAGCTCTGGGTCACGGCAGAGGCCAGGCAAGGCTGCTTTTTCCACATGAAGCACTGACAGGGCTGCACAGCTGCAGGAGCGTGGGCTTCTGAGGTCTTCTATTGGGTCAGCAGCCAGCTGCATAGGTCAAGGTGGGATGATGCCAGCAGAGCAGCTGTGACAGCATCCGGAGTATTTCCTGGGGTCCACAGTCATTTAATGCTGATTCTTCCCCACCTGTGTTTTGCCTCAGACTCAGACCATGTGGAAGAAAAAATGTCAAGTATACAAGGGGCATCCCCAGACACCCTTGAGTACATTCCAGGGGTGAGATCCACGGGCATTTTCCACGCTAGAATGCTACCGCATGTCACAGCTGTGGGGGCAGGAGAACCAGGCAGGATGGAGTAGGGAGGCCCCGAGGTGGGGCTGGCCACAGTCCTGCAGGAATTTCTCATTCTCCACCCTACCCATTTCTATACTTTTCAGAATCCAAAGAGGAGGGTGCTCCCCTCAAACTCAAGTGTGAGCTCTGTGGCCGGGTGGACTTTGCCTATAAGTTCAAGCGTTCCAAGCGCTTCTGTTCCATGGCTTGTGCAAAGAGGTGAGTGGCCCCAGCCCCCTCCATTTCCTCAGGACTGCACTTTATGTCCCACCTCTTGCCATTAATAGTCTACCCCAGGAGGCCCATAGGGGTGGCTTCTTCAGTTTCCTAGTTCCTCGACCCACCCGGAAGCAGGATGGCATCCCTAATTCAACAAGCACGAGAAGCCAGAACCCCTAAGAGCAGGTGGGAGAGAGCAGCGGGAGTCCAAGGAAAAGCCGCAGTGCTTTGGCTCGGCTGGCCCTCCTGGGCTCCACTGGCACCCATTCGCCTTTCCTAGCCTTAACAGCCCCTGCCTTGTTAGGGCAAGCCTTGCCCAGAACCACAGCTATAGTGTTCCCTTGGTGAGCCCTCGCCCAGCATAGATCACTAATGGTCATCATAAAAACCACTGTCATTTCCTGAGAACCTGCTGTGTGCTAGTCACTGTGCCAGTCAATTGATAACGATTATCTCATCTTCAAAATAACTCCCAAGACAGGTATTACTATTGTCCCCTTTATACAGGTTAGGAAGCCAAAGCACAGAGGAGTAGTAGTGCCTCAGATGACATAGCTAATAAGCCATGGGCCTGGGGATTGAGGCTTGTCCAACTCGAAAGCCGTGTGTGGTCTTTGTACCACAATGGAAGCAGCAGCTGACCTTGAAGCCCTGAAATCCCAGAAGGGAAGAAATCTCTAGGTCCCAGACAGAGGTGCTCTGCATGCCAAGCTAGAGTTCAGCTATCTTCAGCCCTCATTCCCCTCAGGCTGTCAGGGCAGCCAGGCCACTCCCCAGCAGGACAGTGGACAGTAGTTTTCCGCCACAGGGTAACATTTATAGTGGAATAAGTCAGGTGTGAGCTCTCTCCCTGGTCCAAGTCCAGGTGTCTCAAACATTTTACAGACATTATCTCATGTTGTAAGACCAGACCTAGAAAATGAGTGGTATTACCCCCAACTCCAGATAAGGAAACGGAGGGTCAGGGCTTAAGTGACTTaaacccaaagtcacacagctagtagttAGTGATGGAGTTAGGATCGGAACCAATAGATGGACTCAAATTTTGTCAGACAGCTTGGCTGTGCTCATTCTGCCTACGGCCCACGAGCACAATGACTGCTGTGAAATCCCCTGCTCCCCTGTCCCTGAAGGTACAACGTGGGATGCACCAAACGGGTGGGACTTTTCCACTCAGACCGGAGCAAGCTGCAGAAGGCAGGAGCTGCGACCCACAACCGCCGTCGGGCCAGCAAAGCCAGTCTGCCACCACTTACCAAGGACACCAAGAAGCAGGTAAGAGGCCAGCAGAGCCTGAAGCTCCATCCCCACAGTCCCTACAGCTTCCCTTCCGTGGCCCTCGACACCACGGTCCCCTCCAGCTGCCGACTTCAGCGCACTGTGCTGTGCTCTCATTCCTTGTAGACCTGTCCAGTCGAGCCTTCTGCACCCCAGTAGGTCCCTTCATTTAGACCCATGGGTGCTTACAAGGTTCCCTGCCCCCTTCCGTGGCCTTGCCTCAGCATCACCCCaccttccagtttgcctccatcCTCGGCTTCTGGGGCCACGGAAATGGGGTGTCCCCTGGGCTGCTCAGGTAACCTCCTGCCTTACGTGGAGGGCTGGGTGAGAAGGCAGCCTCCACCCTTTGTTTTGCCACCTTTTTGCCTCCCTGAACACGAAAGCACAGAGTTCTTGAAGGTCTCTACCAGGAACATGGGTATtcagtcattaaatattttttagcacCAGCTGTATGCCAGAAACTCTGTTAGGCACTAGGCTGTAAGGACACAGTCTCGCCTTAAAGGAACTCCACAGCGTGGTGTGATGTTTCATAACCTTATGTATAATTTTGCCTGTTGTTTTTGTCTTAAACCTCCGTAAGAATGGTCCAAAGTTATGGTCCAAAATGTACATACAGAAGAAATTTTACATGCCATTTCAAGTGGCTCTGTGATCACCTCCTAGAACTCAGAGCCCTGCTTTAAAACTCACGTTTAGAAAAAGATAGATAATTAAttgcggccgggtgcagtgcctcacgcctgtaatcccagcactttgggaggccgaggcgggcgaatcacgaggtcaggagatcgagaccatctggataacacagtgaaaccccgtctctactaaaaatacaaaaaattagccgggcgaggtggcgggcgcctgtagtcccagctacttgggaggctgaggcaggagaatggcgtgaaccccggcggggcggagcc of the Symphalangus syndactylus isolate Jambi chromosome 12, NHGRI_mSymSyn1-v2.1_pri, whole genome shotgun sequence genome contains:
- the PHC2 gene encoding polyhomeotic-like protein 2 isoform X10, coding for MTSGNGNSASSIAGTAPQNGENKPPQAIVKPQILTHVIEGFVIQEGAEPFPVGRSSLLVGNLKKKYAQGFLPEKLPQQDHTTTTDSEMEEPYLQESKEEGAPLKLKCELCGRVDFAYKFKRSKRFCSMACAKRYNVGCTKRVGLFHSDRSKLQKAGAATHNRRRASKASLPPLTKDTKKQPTGTVPLSVTAALQLTHSQEDSSRCSDNSSYEEPLSPISASSSTSRRRQGQRDLELPDMHMRDLVGMGHHFLPSEPTKWNVEDVYEFIRSLPGCQEIAEEFRAQEIDGQALLLLKEDHLMSAMNIKLGPALKIYARISMLKDS